The DNA window TTCTAACTCGCGCAATGACACCACGAAACCGCTAGCCCCTTCTTTGAGCAGCTTAGCTCCCTCGGAATGTAAAATATCAACTCCAAATGAAGCACCAGCGACAAATATTGGAACATTTACACTGTTCAAAACAGACTTAGCAAGCTCATCAGCTTGATTCTGTGCATCAATACTATATATGAGGAAGTCTGCCCCTTCAGCACTAGAAGCTCTTAGAGCATCACTAGAAGTTTGCACAGTTCTCGCCACCAGAGGAAGAACGGATCTTGAATCCAGCATTGTTTTCCTCGCTACAATAGTGGGAAGACCTGTTGAAGAGAACAAGATGAAATCATTCACAAATTTAGCTTTAATAGGCAagatcatataaaatgaattgccACAAAGAAAGCTTGATTGTGAGTAAGCATATGATTCTTGAAATTGCATTCTTTCTGTGAATGTTAAACTATCACAACAATGATCATCTTCAAGATGAAAAACAAAGAAAGAATGATCATTTCACCAACTTAACTTCTCATGCTATCAAATAACCAAAAACAAAAGCAACAAACATAGAAACCTTGATCAGAAAGCACAACCCCACTAGCACCGATAGCAGCCGCTATATCAACTCTTTCCTTAATACCCAGATACGCCCTATCCCTAATCACCGACTTGAGCAAACACGCCGCCTCATATAACCTCCCTCCGCTGCTATCCCCTCCATCAAGCAGAACAACCCCAACGCTGCTTTTAGCCACCGCTTCATCAACCTTATCCAATGCAGTCTTATCCTTGAGTAACTCATCAGCGCTCAGTTTCAGCACGAGGCCAGGAACTTTGATCTCCGGCCGCTTATAACCTCCGGGAAACAACGTTCTCAGATTCTTCGAACTGTCGTACTG is part of the Impatiens glandulifera chromosome 1, dImpGla2.1, whole genome shotgun sequence genome and encodes:
- the LOC124920441 gene encoding probable transmembrane GTPase FZO-like, chloroplastic, which gives rise to MLSLCVQSTTVYSGACSPSFNPNHDYPRRRLPSQFRLRLRRSNVHVFSIDQSGYFQTNVKVQYDSSKNLRTLFPGGYKRPEIKVPGLVLKLSADELLKDKTALDKVDEAVAKSSVGVVLLDGGDSSGGRLYEAACLLKSVIRDRAYLGIKERVDIAAAIGASGVVLSDQGFYVCCFCFWLFDSMRS